A part of Aspergillus flavus chromosome 5, complete sequence genomic DNA contains:
- a CDS encoding vacuolar H+-ATPase V0 sector, subunits c/c (vacuolar ATPase proteolipid subunit c, putative), whose translation MVVDSELAPKFAPFFSFAGIAAAMIFGSMGAAYGTAKSGIGISGVGTFRSDLIMKSLVPVVMSGIIAVYGLVIAVLIAQDMQPPPLPRQSLYTGFMHLASGLSVGLAGMAAGYTIGIVGDAGVRAYLQQSRVYVGMILILIFGEVLGLYGLIVGLILNSKSHP comes from the exons ATGGTGGTAGACAGCGAGTTGGCGCCGAAGTTCgcccccttcttctctttt GCAGGGATAGCTGCAGCT ATGATTTTCGGAT CAATGGGGGCAGCATATGGAACCGCTAAGTCCGGCATCGGTATCTCGGGTGTGGGAACTTTCAGGTCGGATCTCATCATGAAG TCGCTGGTTCCTGTCGTTATGTCTGGTATCATCGCAGTGTATGGTCTTGTCATTGCAGTTCTCATCGCACAGGACATGCAACCACCTCCGCTACCAAGGCAGAGCTTATATAC TGGGTTCATGCACCTTGCATCAGGACTGTCGGTTGGCCTCGCAGGCATGGCTGCCGGATACACTATTGGAATTGTTGGAGATGCG GGTGTACGTGCGTACCTGCAGCAATCCCGGGTCTACGTCGGGATGATTCTTATCCTAATCTTCGGCGAAGTTCTTGGTCTCTATGG ACTAATTGTGGGCCTGATCCTGAATTCTAAGAGCCACCCTTAA
- the pkaB gene encoding putative camp-dependent protein kinase catalytic subunit (serine/threonine-protein kinase PRKX), whose protein sequence is MATGTVDPSAPKDVQGTSAPAGDIDTGSGNLHEKEKQMVSAIRPPHQRHLSPFVITERPEEKQLGVSTRTLTVDDFALLKTLGTGTFARVWLVRLKDEIRQRDKVYALKILRKADVIKLKQVEHVRNERKTLSAVAGHPFITTLIASFSDDQSLYMLLDYCPGGEIFSYLRRARRFNENTAKFYAAEITLTIEFLHDVEGIVYRDLKPENILLDAEGHIRLVDFGFAKKVDNRETYTLCGTPEYLAPEVIHNSGHGLAVDWWALGILIYEFLVGQPPFWDQNPMRIYEQIVEGRIRFPQNMSPAAQNIISLLCKTNPTERLGYISGGSARVKSHPFFEDIQWDDLFYRRIKGPIIPRVDHPADTGNFEEYPDPDVRSQNVYTDDLKKKYEALFSDF, encoded by the exons atggCTACAGGAACGGTCGACCCTTCGGCCCCTAAGGATGTCCAGGGGACCTCGGCCCCGGCCGGAGACATCGATACGGGGTCAGGTAATCTTcacgagaaagaaaaacaaatggTGTCTGCTATCCGCCCGCCGCACCAGCGACATCTGAGTCCTTTCGTCATCACCGAGCGGCCGGAGGAAAAGCAACTGGGTGTGTCTACCCGCACCTTGACAGTTGATGACTTTGCCCTTTTGAAAACCCTCGGTACTG GCACTTTCGCTCGAGTATGGCTAGTGAGATTGAAGGACGAAATACGTCAGAGAGATAAAGTGTATGCACTCAAAATACTACGGAAGGCGGATG TGATCAAATTGAAGCAGGTCGAACATGTGCGCAATGAGCGGAAGACTCTCTCGGCGGTTGCCGGCCACCCTTTCATAACGACACTGATAGCCTCATTTTCCGACGACCAAAGTCTGTACATGTTG TTGGACTATTGCCCTGGCGGTGAGATCTTTAGTTACCTACGGCGCGCGCGCCGGTTCAACGAAAATACCGCTAAATTCTATGCGGCCGAGATAACTCTTACCATCGAATTCCTCCACGATGTAGAGGGAATCGTTTATCGCGACCTGAAGCCTGAAAACATTCTTCTGGACGCCGAGGGGCACATTAGGCTTGTTGACTTTGGCTTTGCAAAGAAAGTCGATAATCGGGAGACATATACCCTTTGCGGCACGCCAGAGTACCTTGCCCCTGAGGTCATCCATAACAGTGGCCATGGCCTTGCAGTGGACTGGTGGGCCCTAGGTATTCTCATTTACGAGTTTCTCGTGGGGCAACCGCCCTTCTGGGACCAGAATCCCATGCGTATATACGAACAGATCGTTGAAGGCCGCATACGCTTCCCTCAGAATATGTCGCCGGCGGCTCAGAATATAATATCCTTACTTTGCAAGACCAATCCGACGGAGCGCCTAGGGTACATATCTGGAGGGTCTGCCAGAGTCAAGTCACATCCATTCTTTGAAGATATACAATGGGATGATCTGTTTTACCGCCGTATCAAAGGGCCCATCATCCCGAGAGTCGACCACCCCGCAGACACCGGTAACTTCGAAGAGTATCCCGATCCGGATGTGAGAAGTCAAAACGTTTATACCGATGATCTGAAGAAAAAGTATGAGGCTTTGTTTAGCGACTTTTAG